A window of Methylocystis sp. IM3 contains these coding sequences:
- the acpS gene encoding holo-ACP synthase codes for MNFIGHGIDLVEVAEMRRWIDDPRNPLVPRCFDQAELDEIGNGTDRVERLAGRFAAKEAVLKALGTGFGAGIAFTDVVIHRAPGAAPEVQLAGGALKTAAALGITAWRLSISHAGGLAMASVIALGP; via the coding sequence GTGAACTTCATCGGACACGGCATCGACCTTGTGGAGGTCGCCGAGATGCGGCGCTGGATCGACGATCCGCGCAACCCGCTCGTTCCGCGTTGCTTTGATCAGGCTGAGCTTGACGAGATCGGCAATGGGACCGATCGGGTCGAGCGCCTGGCGGGGCGGTTTGCCGCCAAGGAGGCGGTTCTCAAGGCGCTTGGGACGGGCTTCGGCGCTGGGATTGCGTTCACGGATGTCGTGATTCACCGCGCGCCGGGCGCAGCGCCGGAGGTCCAACTCGCCGGCGGCGCGCTGAAGACCGCAGCGGCGTTGGGGATAACCGCCTGGCGTCTCAGCATTAGCCATGCAGGCGGTTTGGCGATGGCGAGCGTTATCGCACTGGGGCCGTAG
- a CDS encoding dCTP deaminase domain-containing protein: MTKPPAMFWSGETLSERLKTLIDPFAPERVDCAAYTLSIGPEVYVSPNDQTADPTTVTVRKLSDGEAFTVPPGQFAFLLTEEIVSVPADALAFISIRAKIKFRGLVNVSGFHVDPGYRGQLTFAVFNAGPVPIHLKRGQPIFLIWYSSLDCETAFKKDGTIHEGIDPELVTSVAGELQSFASLSKKIKDVDKALGDRVHAVEKEQTYYRVIGAVALALVIALTVNWLKDILPSRSAPAPQATSAPPARP; this comes from the coding sequence ATGACCAAGCCACCAGCCATGTTCTGGAGCGGGGAAACGCTCAGCGAGCGGCTCAAAACGCTGATCGACCCGTTCGCGCCCGAACGCGTGGACTGTGCTGCCTACACGTTGTCCATCGGCCCCGAAGTCTATGTCTCGCCCAATGATCAGACGGCCGATCCCACCACAGTCACCGTCCGTAAACTTAGCGACGGCGAGGCATTCACCGTTCCGCCCGGCCAGTTCGCCTTCCTGCTTACCGAGGAGATCGTCTCAGTTCCAGCCGATGCACTGGCTTTCATCTCTATCCGCGCTAAGATCAAGTTCCGAGGCCTCGTCAATGTGTCGGGATTTCACGTAGATCCGGGCTATCGCGGCCAGCTAACTTTCGCCGTCTTCAATGCAGGCCCCGTGCCGATCCACCTCAAGCGCGGGCAACCAATCTTTCTGATCTGGTACTCAAGCCTCGACTGCGAGACCGCCTTTAAGAAGGACGGCACCATCCACGAGGGCATCGATCCCGAGCTGGTCACGTCCGTCGCCGGTGAGCTGCAGTCTTTTGCCAGCCTCTCGAAAAAGATCAAGGACGTTGACAAGGCACTCGGAGACCGCGTCCATGCCGTTGAGAAGGAGCAGACCTACTACCGCGTCATCGGCGCAGTCGCGCTTGCACTTGTGATCGCGCTAACGGTGAATTGGCTCAAGGACATCCTCCCTTCGCGATCCGCTCCAGCCCCCCAGGCGACGTCGGCGCCGCCGGCTAGACCATAA
- a CDS encoding type IV secretory system conjugative DNA transfer family protein — translation MMREHLERLVIGLFLSLAAALLWVVPYAIVTGFRSGFSRPAQKWALLKRVTTENPRFDLEQFPPLSFDHGFPLAYKHFYVYAQDKRVSNLALENGAIAAGLVLALFLALAIFLYANRRSTLHGDARFGTLSEARRAGLGAKSGIILGRLNGQMLVSDDPGHVLIVGPTRTGKGVSFVIPNGLAWPGSMVTLDIKSENLKSFGAARAAKGDAVFVFAPGSASSHRYNPLDYVRPGPEMATDCANIASFLVVTGSVENEWTLAARKTVAALLGYVMTSIHFEKARHIRSAVRVISTGHDIADVLKTIVATENDGSVPSWVFDAFNQFVAIPDRTRGSVMFNVNNAFAPWDSPLICAVTEVSDFDVRDLRRKRMSIFIGSPLADLESYRPLIRILFQQIHDVLMRNLPGADEPHQVLLLLDEFYALGRMSSLASKIAVSAGYGFRMAIVLQNISQLDETYGKAMRETLVAGAALKLFVAINDNETAKYVSDALGTYTATHTTKMMGAGLSQSRVSLGHMAAPLRRPQELTRMAKDKSILLVANARPFEIAKVYFFRDRQMRRLIKQTAVPLIDPPRLLHWTEPSAWLDAHFKSRLASKAAQAESAATPVLHTNEKSDAEAPPGDSNQEGARKQRADVDVENVIARINAEARQAISSHAGDEIGSALKSLTAITEKIRKDWTAA, via the coding sequence ATGATGCGGGAACATCTCGAGCGGCTGGTCATTGGGCTATTCTTGTCCCTCGCCGCGGCGCTGCTCTGGGTCGTGCCCTATGCGATCGTGACCGGCTTTCGTTCCGGCTTCTCCAGGCCTGCGCAGAAATGGGCGCTTCTCAAGAGGGTCACGACGGAAAATCCCCGCTTCGACCTCGAGCAGTTTCCGCCTCTCTCCTTCGATCACGGCTTTCCGCTCGCCTACAAGCATTTCTATGTCTATGCGCAGGACAAGCGCGTCTCCAACCTCGCGCTGGAAAACGGCGCCATCGCCGCTGGCCTCGTGCTCGCACTCTTCCTCGCCTTAGCGATCTTTCTCTACGCGAACCGCCGGTCAACGCTTCACGGCGACGCGCGCTTTGGGACGCTTTCCGAAGCGCGCCGGGCCGGGCTGGGGGCGAAGAGCGGAATTATCCTCGGCCGCCTCAACGGCCAGATGCTGGTCTCGGACGATCCGGGCCACGTGCTGATCGTCGGCCCGACCCGCACCGGCAAGGGCGTGAGCTTCGTGATCCCGAACGGCCTCGCCTGGCCCGGATCCATGGTGACGCTCGACATCAAGAGCGAGAATCTGAAATCCTTCGGCGCGGCGCGTGCGGCCAAGGGCGACGCCGTCTTCGTCTTTGCGCCGGGCTCGGCCTCCTCCCACCGCTACAATCCGCTGGACTATGTGCGGCCAGGGCCTGAGATGGCGACGGATTGCGCCAATATCGCGAGCTTCCTCGTCGTGACCGGCTCAGTCGAGAACGAATGGACGCTTGCCGCCCGCAAGACCGTCGCGGCGCTGCTCGGCTATGTGATGACGAGCATCCATTTCGAGAAGGCGCGGCATATTCGCTCCGCGGTGCGGGTGATCTCGACTGGGCACGACATCGCCGACGTACTGAAAACCATCGTCGCGACGGAAAATGACGGCTCCGTTCCCTCCTGGGTGTTCGACGCCTTCAATCAATTTGTGGCGATTCCCGACCGCACGCGCGGCTCGGTCATGTTCAACGTCAACAATGCTTTCGCGCCCTGGGACTCGCCGCTGATCTGCGCCGTGACGGAGGTGTCTGATTTCGATGTCCGCGATCTGCGTCGCAAGCGCATGTCGATATTCATCGGCTCGCCGCTTGCCGATCTCGAAAGCTACCGCCCGCTCATTCGTATTTTATTCCAGCAGATCCACGACGTGCTGATGCGAAACCTCCCTGGCGCCGACGAACCGCATCAGGTCCTTCTGCTCCTCGATGAATTCTACGCGCTCGGTCGGATGTCGTCTCTCGCCTCGAAGATCGCGGTCAGCGCCGGCTATGGCTTCCGGATGGCGATCGTGCTGCAAAACATCTCGCAGCTCGACGAGACCTATGGCAAGGCGATGCGAGAGACGCTCGTCGCCGGAGCGGCGCTAAAGCTCTTCGTCGCGATCAACGACAACGAGACCGCGAAATATGTCTCGGACGCGCTGGGGACCTACACGGCGACGCATACGACGAAGATGATGGGAGCCGGGCTCTCGCAATCTCGCGTGTCGCTCGGGCACATGGCGGCGCCCCTGCGGCGGCCGCAAGAATTGACGCGGATGGCGAAGGACAAGTCGATCCTGCTCGTCGCCAATGCGCGGCCGTTCGAGATTGCGAAGGTTTATTTCTTTCGTGATCGGCAGATGCGGCGGTTGATTAAGCAAACCGCGGTTCCGCTGATCGATCCGCCGCGTTTGCTACACTGGACCGAGCCCTCAGCGTGGCTGGATGCTCATTTCAAGTCGAGGCTGGCCTCGAAGGCGGCGCAAGCTGAGTCCGCTGCAACCCCCGTCTTGCATACGAACGAGAAATCCGACGCCGAAGCGCCGCCAGGAGACTCTAACCAAGAAGGCGCGCGAAAGCAGCGAGCGGACGTTGACGTGGAGAACGTCATCGCCAGGATAAACGCCGAGGCGCGGCAGGCAATTTCCTCGCACGCTGGCGACGAGATCGGATCTGCTCTGAAGAGTCTGACGGCAATCACAGAGAAAATCCGAAAAGATTGGACTGCCGCTTAG
- the virB11 gene encoding P-type DNA transfer ATPase VirB11 produces MKPRLVDKDAGAHTVFLEDALGPLRQWLNDETVVEIVANGPGELFVEVMGESAMRRIEAPAVTSDWIQHLCERVAGFSHQSVNSEHPLLSAALATGERFQGVLPPATTNGGAFAIRKQVIKELALEDYRRMGSFERVKVSAGDELSEVDRALCEHLDAGRIEAFIRLAVCNRYSILLSGGTSSGKTTFLNAILKEVALEERIVTIEDTREVKPLQKNFLPLVASKGDQGQARVTIESLLQAAMRLRPDRIFLGEIRGSEAYSFLRAVNTGHPGSITTIHADSPAGAFEQLALMVMQSGLGLRKDEIISYVKTVLPIVIQQSRLGGWRGTSEIYFSRMAAWKQDAAARVR; encoded by the coding sequence GTGAAGCCAAGGCTCGTCGATAAGGACGCGGGAGCCCATACGGTCTTCCTCGAAGACGCGCTCGGGCCGCTGCGGCAATGGCTGAACGACGAGACGGTCGTCGAAATCGTCGCCAATGGCCCGGGCGAGCTCTTCGTCGAGGTGATGGGGGAATCGGCGATGCGGCGCATCGAGGCGCCTGCGGTCACGAGCGATTGGATTCAGCATCTTTGCGAGCGCGTCGCGGGCTTCTCGCATCAAAGCGTCAATAGCGAGCACCCGCTGCTCTCGGCCGCGCTCGCCACCGGTGAACGCTTTCAGGGGGTGCTGCCGCCGGCGACGACCAACGGCGGAGCCTTCGCGATCCGCAAGCAGGTGATCAAGGAGCTCGCGCTCGAGGATTATCGGCGGATGGGCTCCTTCGAGCGGGTGAAGGTCTCCGCCGGTGATGAACTGTCCGAGGTCGACCGCGCGCTCTGCGAGCATTTGGACGCCGGGCGGATCGAGGCCTTCATCCGGCTCGCTGTCTGTAATCGCTATTCCATCTTGCTTTCGGGCGGCACCTCGTCAGGCAAGACCACCTTTCTCAACGCCATTTTGAAGGAAGTGGCCCTCGAGGAGCGGATCGTCACGATCGAAGACACCCGCGAGGTAAAGCCGCTACAGAAAAACTTCCTGCCGCTCGTCGCCTCCAAAGGCGACCAGGGTCAGGCGCGGGTGACGATCGAGAGCCTACTCCAGGCCGCCATGCGCCTGCGCCCGGACCGGATTTTTCTCGGCGAGATCCGGGGTTCAGAGGCCTATTCCTTCCTGCGGGCGGTCAACACCGGTCATCCCGGCTCTATCACGACCATTCACGCCGACAGCCCGGCAGGCGCGTTCGAGCAACTCGCGCTAATGGTCATGCAGAGCGGGCTCGGCCTGCGTAAGGACGAGATCATCTCCTATGTGAAAACGGTCCTGCCGATCGTGATCCAGCAGAGCCGACTGGGCGGCTGGCGCGGGACGTCTGAAATCTATTTTTCGCGCATGGCCGCCTGGAAGCAGGACGCCGCGGCGCGGGTCCGCTGA
- the virB10 gene encoding type IV secretion system protein VirB10, which translates to MPSPEHYRSLELEDAARSSVRRSSHVMGNFIKIGVPSVAALFVGWMVYASQHKETRLMTTPEKEEFHTTAFPAPAIDQRPNLDLGKMTAPPPPPAAEVPPPPVAPPTPLVAPPAFETESEPKVDDAEARRLAAEEERRRWERLRAPQLVADGALGAAAGNNEQAAGGASEIADDDPNRRFLARAGSAGVERSIATKNERIDALVPQGTMVRGELLTAIQSDLPGSVKAITREDVWSFDGRRVLIPSGSTLIGEYRSGLARGQTRVFVVWTRLLRPDGVSVQLGSPGTDDLGRAGNSGFLDNHYVERFGAAVALSVIGGVSQFVAMLGQNVNSYQQQSQYVLDPLTGQLTAVTTLPNQNLINARQIGAQQVSQSLTRLSQEALRESINIPPTVYVDQGARIVVFIKKDLDFSLFYPDPVKEELRELRREAKARR; encoded by the coding sequence ATGCCATCGCCCGAACATTATCGTTCGCTCGAGCTCGAAGACGCGGCGAGAAGCTCGGTCCGGCGTTCGTCGCACGTGATGGGGAATTTCATCAAAATCGGCGTCCCCAGCGTCGCGGCGCTCTTCGTCGGCTGGATGGTTTACGCCTCCCAGCATAAGGAGACGCGGCTGATGACCACGCCGGAGAAAGAGGAGTTCCATACCACCGCTTTTCCCGCGCCCGCCATCGACCAGCGCCCAAATCTGGATCTCGGCAAGATGACGGCCCCGCCGCCGCCCCCAGCTGCCGAGGTTCCCCCGCCGCCGGTCGCCCCTCCCACGCCGCTTGTCGCGCCGCCGGCCTTCGAGACGGAGAGCGAACCGAAAGTCGACGATGCCGAGGCCCGGCGTCTCGCCGCGGAAGAGGAGCGACGGCGCTGGGAGCGGCTGCGCGCGCCCCAGCTCGTCGCAGATGGCGCACTCGGCGCGGCGGCAGGGAACAATGAGCAGGCAGCGGGCGGCGCCTCGGAAATCGCCGACGACGATCCCAACCGGCGTTTTCTCGCCCGCGCCGGCTCCGCCGGAGTCGAGCGCTCCATCGCGACGAAAAATGAGCGGATCGACGCCCTCGTGCCGCAAGGCACAATGGTGCGCGGCGAGCTGCTGACCGCGATCCAGAGCGACCTCCCAGGCTCCGTGAAAGCCATCACCCGCGAGGACGTCTGGTCCTTCGACGGCCGCCGCGTGCTCATCCCCTCGGGATCGACCCTGATCGGCGAATATCGCTCCGGGCTCGCCCGCGGGCAGACGCGGGTTTTCGTGGTCTGGACGCGGCTGTTGCGCCCCGACGGCGTCTCCGTTCAGCTGGGCTCCCCGGGGACCGACGACCTTGGCCGCGCGGGTAACTCCGGCTTCCTCGACAATCACTATGTTGAGCGCTTCGGGGCGGCCGTGGCGCTCAGCGTCATCGGCGGCGTCTCGCAGTTTGTCGCGATGCTTGGCCAAAACGTCAACAGCTACCAGCAACAAAGCCAATATGTGCTCGATCCCCTCACCGGCCAGCTCACCGCGGTCACGACGCTGCCCAATCAAAATCTGATCAACGCCCGGCAGATCGGCGCGCAGCAGGTTTCTCAGTCCCTGACCCGCCTCTCGCAAGAAGCGCTGCGGGAGTCGATCAACATCCCGCCGACCGTCTACGTCGACCAGGGCGCGCGCATCGTCGTCTTCATCAAGAAGGATCTCGACTTCTCTTTATTTTATCCCGACCCCGTCAAGGAGGAACTGAGGGAGCTGCGCCGTGAAGCCAAGGCTCGTCGATAA
- the virB9 gene encoding P-type conjugative transfer protein VirB9 produces the protein MIRRLGFPLLLGLLAIGAASLAQAEESPWAGRYDARVREVSFRPDEVVAINGSYGVSTMIVLGEDEKIETLALGDSLAWKVEPNKRGNIIFVKPVEKNAFSNLNVVTSKRIYSFLLRADFRQGRAQVFKVRFRFPDDEADARLIALAKERASYPNTKNFNVANANSDYAYKGSSLSKPTAVFDDGVKTWFRFAPDQETPAIFVVDRDRRESVVNFHKEGPYIIVDKVNFQWTLRNGAEATCVFNRRLNNLHEPDGLEPYAPEHVGFSGLQFW, from the coding sequence ATGATCCGGCGTCTCGGCTTCCCCCTCCTTCTCGGCTTGCTCGCGATCGGCGCTGCGAGCCTCGCGCAGGCGGAGGAGTCTCCTTGGGCGGGCCGCTACGACGCTCGGGTGCGAGAAGTCAGTTTTCGCCCCGACGAGGTCGTCGCCATCAACGGCTCCTATGGCGTCTCGACGATGATCGTGCTGGGCGAGGACGAGAAGATCGAGACATTGGCGCTCGGCGATTCGCTCGCCTGGAAAGTCGAGCCCAACAAGCGCGGCAACATCATCTTCGTCAAGCCGGTGGAGAAGAACGCGTTCTCCAATTTGAACGTCGTCACCTCAAAGCGCATCTATTCGTTCCTTCTGCGGGCGGATTTCCGGCAGGGAAGGGCGCAAGTGTTCAAGGTGCGTTTTCGCTTCCCCGACGACGAGGCCGACGCCAGGCTGATCGCCCTCGCCAAGGAGCGCGCAAGCTATCCCAACACCAAGAATTTCAACGTCGCCAACGCCAACAGCGATTACGCCTACAAAGGCTCCTCGCTCTCAAAGCCGACCGCGGTCTTCGACGATGGCGTCAAGACGTGGTTTCGCTTTGCGCCTGATCAGGAGACGCCGGCGATCTTCGTTGTCGACCGCGATCGCAGGGAGAGCGTCGTCAATTTCCATAAAGAAGGTCCTTACATCATCGTCGACAAGGTCAATTTCCAGTGGACGCTGCGCAACGGCGCTGAAGCGACCTGCGTCTTCAATCGGCGGCTGAATAATCTCCACGAACCTGACGGCCTTGAGCCCTATGCGCCAGAGCACGTGGGCTTCAGCGGCCTTCAATTTTGGTAA